CGTTCAGCGTCATGAACCGATCACCTCCCATGTGCCCGATCGCATCCGCGCCGAGCAGCCGTGAACCCGAGCGCGGCACCGACTGCACCCGCCTCCGGACTCGGCGGTACCCCAACAGCGGTTTCTGGTAATCACAGCATAACCCCCTTGAACGTCTTCTTCTCCGGGAGCACTAGCCTGTCTCCGAAAACCACGTCATAGATCTCCGGCACAAAGAAGGACGTGCCGTTTGCGTCGGTGAAGGTGATCTCACCGAAGAAGACGCGTCCTTCGACCTCGTAGAAATCCACTCTGGCACAGGCGAATCCCCTACCGAGCTCCTCCGCCAGGCGGCACATCTCATCCAATCTCTCAGGCGGATCGATATCCCCAGCGATATCCCCGTACCCGACGTATTCGAACGGCGCCCTAGTCCAGTCGGGAAGATAGGTTCCGCGTTCTATACGGGAGAATCTGCCATCGACGACGAATATGAACTGAACGACGCCGTCGAAGGTCATGAACTTGTAGTCCCGCAGGCCGCCCGAGCCGTCTTCGAGCAGCTTCTCACAAACGATGCGCGGCTCACAGAACTCGTAGTGCAGTTCGAACCCGCCGCGCATGGCATGCCTCCAGGTCAACCAGTCCGCAAGCTTACGCCGAGTGCGCGTCAAATCGAGCTCATCCTTGTCATGAACGACTATATTCCAGCCGGAGCCATGCGTGGCCTTCAGCACAAAACTCTCCGGAAGCTTGTCAAAGTCGATGTCATTCGGATCGTCCCATACACCCAGCAACGGCACGAGGTAGTCCGCACCGATACGCTCTGCCACCCAGTCCCTGACTAGGAACTTGTCCGCCAGCCGCCCCTTCAAAGGAGTCGAATCGTACAGCTTGAGCCAGTGAATTTTATCGGCCAATGTACGGGGATCGTCAAGTTCGCACGGACGCCGCATCAACCAACACCACTGCACCAGGGCCGCGCGATACTCCTCCGGCTGGAGCCGACAGTTGCGTTGATGCAACGCGCGCAATCCCCGGGCCAGCACCCAACGCGGGACGATCCTCTTCACAATACCCGTGACATCCATGTCAAACCCCCAACTTGAACGAGACCTCTGACTACGCAATAACCCGGCCGAGCCGGCACGAACCAACCGGAACAGTCGGCCCGCCCCAAGTGTGCTCCAGCTCTCGCGTCAAATTTCCTATGAACCGCCACTGCCCCTCCTTCCGGTGTGGGAACCGATCCAACCGCGCGTCTGTCTTACAAGTGCCGCCACCATCCCCCAGTCCGACAGCAGCAACAGTATCAGTGAAGCCCAGATAATGCTCGCCGCCAACGGGGAAGCTTCGAGCGACGCCGCACAGGCGATAACTCCAACCAGCGCCAACTGACCTAATATCCTCAACGCACTCGTGGGCAACCAGATTCTTCTCCTAATGTCATACATTCGGATTCCGAACATCACCACATATGCCGAGAGCATACCGATCACAGCCCCCCAGATACCGAGCACCATTGACAGCAGCATGCCAACCAGGACGTTCACCACCGCGCCAACCAACGTCGAAACCATCAACATGCGATTGTCCATCAGTGCCTGGTAGAAACTCTCGAAGAAGATCGATAGTGCCCCAAAAGCCGCGGCGAGCATTAGTAGCGGAACATATCTCCAGGCAACACCGAAATCCGATCGCAACAAGAACTCCGATATTGACCTGCTCATCGCGATCACGACTCCGGACAGCACGAGCACCGCCCACGCATAACCGCGCAGCACACGCGCAAAGAACACCCCGCTGCCAGGCGAACCGATCGCCTTAGAAGCAGAGTACTGCCAAGCCAGCTGGAACACCGAGGTGCCCAGGTTGATGATCGCCGGCAGTTTGCTGGCGGCTGTGAATACGCCCGCATCTCCGGCGCCTCTGCTCCACAGCACAACGTACCTTCCGGATATGCTGACAATCCACCAGGCGATCAAGTTCGGTACTAGTGGCAGACTGTAACCGAGCATTCTCCGCAGTAATCGGCCATCGAAACTCGACGGTGAAAGGAATCGATACTCGTGAGACATCGCGAAGGCCATCGTGGAGGCCACGAAATGCGCTATCGAATATGACCACAAATACCCTGATACGCCCGCGCCGGCGCGCACCACCAACACGTAGGTTCCCACCAGTAGGGCCACGGCATTGGTCATCCCGTAAAGAACATACCTCTTGACGTGTCCGCACCCCCTTGCGAATTGCGCGGTACCCTTGTAGGCGCATACGGATGCGAAGAGAACGAACACGGCTAGCGCGAACGAGTATCCGAACACGAAATGGGCCGCGGCGCACATGGCGCCGACGCAGACGATACCTCCCCCAAGTAGAATCACTGCGTTGGTGAACAGACTGGTCTTCCGAATTCCGTCATCGATCGAGAACCTGTACAGCGCCTCAACGGCACCCAGCGACATGACCGGGAGCAGTATCTCCATACTGTTGTTGGCAAGCTCCGCGACTCCGTACTCCTCAACTGTCATCACCGTCGTGTACAGAGGCATCAGGATGAACGACACCAGTTTGACGCCCAGCGTGCCGACGGCGAACACGAACGTGTTGCCGATCAGCTCGCGGAGCCTTCCCCTATCACCTGCGGCCATGAGTGCCCCTCTCCGTCATCGCGGTCCTCCGAT
This genomic stretch from Actinomyces qiguomingii harbors:
- a CDS encoding ATP-grasp fold amidoligase family protein, whose translation is MADKIHWLKLYDSTPLKGRLADKFLVRDWVAERIGADYLVPLLGVWDDPNDIDFDKLPESFVLKATHGSGWNIVVHDKDELDLTRTRRKLADWLTWRHAMRGGFELHYEFCEPRIVCEKLLEDGSGGLRDYKFMTFDGVVQFIFVVDGRFSRIERGTYLPDWTRAPFEYVGYGDIAGDIDPPERLDEMCRLAEELGRGFACARVDFYEVEGRVFFGEITFTDANGTSFFVPEIYDVVFGDRLVLPEKKTFKGVML
- a CDS encoding lipopolysaccharide biosynthesis protein; the encoded protein is MAAGDRGRLRELIGNTFVFAVGTLGVKLVSFILMPLYTTVMTVEEYGVAELANNSMEILLPVMSLGAVEALYRFSIDDGIRKTSLFTNAVILLGGGIVCVGAMCAAAHFVFGYSFALAVFVLFASVCAYKGTAQFARGCGHVKRYVLYGMTNAVALLVGTYVLVVRAGAGVSGYLWSYSIAHFVASTMAFAMSHEYRFLSPSSFDGRLLRRMLGYSLPLVPNLIAWWIVSISGRYVVLWSRGAGDAGVFTAASKLPAIINLGTSVFQLAWQYSASKAIGSPGSGVFFARVLRGYAWAVLVLSGVVIAMSRSISEFLLRSDFGVAWRYVPLLMLAAAFGALSIFFESFYQALMDNRMLMVSTLVGAVVNVLVGMLLSMVLGIWGAVIGMLSAYVVMFGIRMYDIRRRIWLPTSALRILGQLALVGVIACAASLEASPLAASIIWASLILLLLSDWGMVAALVRQTRGWIGSHTGRRGSGGS